The Candidatus Dormiibacterota bacterium region TGGCCGAGCTGACCCACCTGCCGGTTATCGTCGATCCGTCACACGGCACCGGGCTCGCGCGCTTGGTAGAGCCGATGGCCCTTGCGGGTGTGGCGGCGGGCGCGGACGGGCTCTTGGTGGAAGTTCATCCCGACCCGGCCGTGGCCGTCTCGGATGGACAGCAATCCCTCTCGGTCGAAGCGTTCGGCTCGTTGATGGGGCGCCTGACGGTCATGGCGGCGGCAGTAGGCCGGCGCTTGCCGGCCGCCCGGATTATTGCCTAGATCGGCGCCGGCGCCGCAATAACCGGGGTTGGTTTTTCGTTGAATCGATAACATCACTCTCCCAGAGGTACTTGATGAGATCCACTTCCCGTATCGTCGCTGCCATCGCCTTCGGGGCAGGATGCGCGTTCGTCGCTCTTCCGGCTCTCGCCGAGGTCTGTCAGCATGACTTCTCGCTCGCGAGAGTCATCAAACAGGGGACGACATCCAAAGATATCGCGGGCTCCGGCACGGTGCAATTACAGGTGCAAGTCAATGCCGACGGCACGCACAAGGTCACCAAGGTGATTCGCTCCTCGAACAAGGGCGACAACGAAGCGGCGATCGAGATCGCAAACACGTCAACGTACCGTCCGGCCCACTGCGGGACTACGCCGACCGTCTCGTTCTACGATTTCACGCTAAAGTTCAACGGGAAGTCCGTGCAGGCGCCTGACGCTCTGGGTAACGCCGGCGTCGAGAACCTGATCCGTAGCGGAAAGTATCCGCAGGCCGAAGCAGCCGCACGTGCGGCCCTCGCGGCCAACCCCAACGACAACGGGGCGCTGGTGCTGTTGGGCGTTGCCAGCTACTACGGCAACGATCTCCCGGCGGCCGCCGGGGCGTTTGCGAAAGCCAACCCGATACCCAAGCCGTGGCCTGCGGTTGCGGCGCAGTCGTTGGCCAACCAAGCGGTCAAACTTGCGGAGAGCGATCCCACCACGGCACTCGCTTACGCGCAGAAGGCCGTCGCGCTCGATCCGGGTACCAACTCGCAGTTCGCGCTCGGCGTAGCTCAGATCGGCGGGAAGCAATTTCCTCAGGGCATCGCGACGCTCAAAAACGTGCACGCGCGCCTGTTCGCCGATCCGAAAACGACCAAAAACGTGAAATTCGGTGTCGATAGCCATCTTTTGGCGGCATACCTCGCAAATAACGATACCGCCGGCGCAGCCGCCTTGGCCGCGGAGATGCAGGCGCTGAATCCATCGAGCACGATGGCGGCCGAATTGATGGGTAGCCACTACCTGACGCTCGGCAATCAGGCTCAGCAAGCAAAGAACTACGACGAGGCAATCAAGAACTACGATCTGGCTGCCGCGTCGAAGGTGCCGCAACTCATCGCGAACGCATACTCATCCGCGGTGTTCGCGATCATGAACGAGCAAAAACCCGATTACAATAAGGCGCTGATCTACGGCCAGAAGGCCCTTGCCGCAGCGCCCAACGATGTCATGACCAACTACGCCGTCGGCGTGGCACAGGCCGCGGTTTGGGCCACCGGGCATCAAGAATCGGATAAGAAGCAAGCGCTGGTATATCTCACAAAGGCAGACGGCCTAGCCAAAGCTGCCGGAAATACTCAGCTTTCAACGCAAATCGAAACGTTTATCGCTCATAATATCGAAGCCCCGCATACGGGCTCGACACCGCCGCCGTAGGCGTCGGAGTAACCAGGATAATGCTCCCGGGTGGGCCAATGGTCCGCCCTCGGAGCGGCAGGTCACTGCCGAACTTTTTTCTTGTCTAGATGCACTCTCTAAACACCCGTAAATGGGAGGGGTCGGAAAACTCGTGTTTGACGGATTCTTGAGCGTCATGAAGCAGGGCGGTCCCGATATGTGGATCCTGCTCATTCTCTCGATCACTGTAGTCGCCATCGTCATCGAACGCCTCGTGTTCTTCTCGGCGCAACATGGCGATACCAAGGGCTTGCTGCGCCAAATCGGTTCGAAAATTTCGACCGACGATCTCGCAGGCGCCATCAAAATTTGCCAATCCAACAAGGGCATGCTTCCGCGCATTCTCGAGTTCGGGTTGCTTCGTGGTGAAAAGAACCGCGCCGATATCACCGACGCGCTTTCGATCGCACTGATGGAGCACCTCAACGCTCTCGAGCGGAATCTCGGCGTCATCGGTACGATCGCCGTTATCGCTCCGTTCGTGGGCTTGGCCGGTACCGTTCTCGGTATCATCCGCGCGTTCCAAGAGATCGCGCTCAAAGGCAACTCTTCGCCGGCCGTCGTTGCCGCGGGCGTCTCCGAAGCACTGATCACCACCTTCGGCGGTCTCGCCGTCGCAATCGTGGCCGTGATCTTCTTCAACTACTTCAAGTCGCGAATCAAGGGTTACAACCAAGAGATGATCGTCGCGGCGAACCAATTGGCCGAAATGTTGCACTTCCACAATACCGGCGCGCCGATTCCGACCGAGCTCTATCAGCCTAAGTCGGCTAAGTAAGAGCGGAAGAGGCATACCGTGTCAATGCTCTCGGCGCAACAAGACGCAGAGGTAATGGCGGAGATCAACATCACGCCGTTCACCGACGTGCTCTTGGTCCTGCTCATCATCTTCATGATTTTGGCCGCTATCCAGACGCCGCCGGGCTTCGAAAAAGAGCTTCCTAACCACAGCAATACCAATGCGACTAAAAACATCAACCATAACGACATCGAAGTAGACGTGAACAATAAGGGCGTCATCTACGTCGACGGCACGAAGACGGATACCGTCGGTATCTATCGCGTGATGTACGACGCATCGAAGAAAAAGCCCAATCACCACGTCTCGATCATCGCGGATGCCAAAGCGCCTTACGGCGTCATCATCCGAATCCTCGATGCCGCTAAGGAAGCTAATCTCAACGACGTCGGCTTCGTCACGTCCTAGGTGGAGGTTTAAACAGACTCGTGGCCGTTTCGACAGGTGGAGGCGAAGATGAAGTGATGTCAACGATTAACATCACGCCGTTTACGGATGTGTTGTTAGTTCTCCTCATCATCTTCATTATTCTCGCCGCAGTTACGAAAGAGCCGAAGCTGCCCGATGCCCATAACCGGGATAAGGTGCAGCCTTCGCAGATCGTCGTGATTATCAACGATAAGAACGATATTCAGATCGGTTCGACGACCGTTTCGGTAAGTGGAGCGAAGCAAGCCTTTGCAGACCTCCAGAACAATACCGATCACAAATTCAAGAGCGTCATCATCAAAGCCGATCCCCAAGCGAGCTATGGGGTGATCTTACAGGTCATGGATGCCGCGAAGTCGGTCGATCTTACCGATTTCGGGTTAGCCAACCATATCGAGGGGACCCCGCAGGGGGCGAGTCAATAACTTCATGGCTAAAAAAGACGACTCACCGTTCATCACCACGGGCGAACGCGTTCGCCATTTTCTTGGCTGGGCGTTCGTACTCTCGCTCGTCCTTCATACCTTGGCTATTCCGCTCTTCCCGGATCTCACCAAGCATCACGAAGATCAGCAAGTAGAGAAGGTCTCGGTAACCAAGAAGATTCGCGTACGCGTCCCAACCCCGCCGCCTCCAACGCCGACGCCCCCTCCGACGCCGACGCCGCCTCCTCAGGCGACGCCGCCGCCGAAGCAAACGGCGCCGCAGCCCAAACTCAAGCTCAACGTCCCCAAGACCTCGAACAGTAGCTCGACGTCTTCGACAACGAGCACCTATACCGCGCCGAAATCCGGGTCGGAGAGCGGCGTTCCGGCGGGACAGGGCACGGCTAGTCCGTCCCCGGCCACGCCTGCGCCGACGCTCGCACCCGCGTGTGCGAATCCGACGCATGACGCGACGGTAACCAATCCGCAAGTCCCGGATTATCCGAGTTCGGCTCGCGACCTCAACCTCGGGCCGGTAACGGTTCAGGTCGAAGTCACCGTCAGCGCAACGGGTTCGCTGGTGGATGCGAAGGTCTATAAGTCCTCAGGGAACTTTGCCATCGACCGCAATGCCTTGCTGGCCGCACGCCAGTCATCGTATGCGCCTGCGGCTAAGGACTGCACGCCGGTGCAGGGGCATTACCTCTTCCGAATGGACTTCACCGCAGACTAACCGATTCGTAAACCAAAACAAAGGGACGCTCCCAATGAGGGAGCGTCCCTTTGTTTTGCCGTACGCCTCGATCATCTATGGAGAGTCGCCGCGCGCGTCGCATCTTGCTTGCAGCTTTCGTCTTTTCGCTGCTGGTGCACGCGGTCGTCGCGTTCGTGGTGCGACGCCCGCTGCAGCCGCCGCCCGTGGAGTCGCAGGTGGTGACGCTCCAACGTCGCGCGCAGATCGTCACGGTGCAGCGCAGCCTCCCGAGCCCACCGCCGACGCCGAAGCCCGCCATGGCGCAGCCGAAACCCGCGACGACCGCGCTCCCATCCAAGGCCGTTCCCGCCTCACCGCACGGCGTGCGTCAGCCTCCCATCGTTGCGGCATCGGCCGCTCCCGTTCCAAGCCCGACTGCCCACCCGACCCCGCAGGCCGTTGCTTGTGCCGCGGCCGCCGTCCCCGCGATGCTGGTCGGCTCGCCGCCCCCAGCGGAGATTCCGCCGGCCGTGCGCGCGCAGGCAACCAGCGGAACCGCGCGCGTGCGCGTCTCGCTCGATCGGCACGGCGTCATAACCGGCACGACCGTTACGCAAAGCACCGGCAACCCTTCGCTGGATTTGATTGCCGAATCGATGGCGAACGGGGCGCACTACGCGCCCGCCTATGCGAACTGCAAAGCGATCGCGAGCACGTACGTGTTCGGCGTTAAATTCGCGGCGTGGTGACGGGCGACGGCCTGCCGGAAAGCCCAGGTGTTTTGGGGGAGCGCTCGTCGGCGTGCATCCTGCACGCCTCCTGCTCCTATGTTTTTGGGCAACGGCCAAAGGAAGTCGACATCCATGTCGATTGCCCAAAAATCACAGGTCCCCCAAAGCACTAGGGCCTTTCCGGCAGGCCGTTGCCCGTTGCGCGTTAGCCGGCGGCGGTCGAGCGGCTAGAGCATGCCCATGTCGCGGAGGAGATGCAGCGTGTCGATGTAGCGCTGGAGATGCGCCTTGGTACCTTCGTCGATTTCGAGGAAGGCGACGCCGGTGCGATAGCGTTGCAGCATCGGATCGTAGCGCGACCAGCGGACGATACCGCGAATGCGTAAAATCGGCTGGGTGTCGCCGCGCAGTTCGA contains the following coding sequences:
- a CDS encoding biopolymer transporter ExbD; this encodes MSTINITPFTDVLLVLLIIFIILAAVTKEPKLPDAHNRDKVQPSQIVVIINDKNDIQIGSTTVSVSGAKQAFADLQNNTDHKFKSVIIKADPQASYGVILQVMDAAKSVDLTDFGLANHIEGTPQGASQ
- a CDS encoding TonB family protein, which translates into the protein MESRRARRILLAAFVFSLLVHAVVAFVVRRPLQPPPVESQVVTLQRRAQIVTVQRSLPSPPPTPKPAMAQPKPATTALPSKAVPASPHGVRQPPIVAASAAPVPSPTAHPTPQAVACAAAAVPAMLVGSPPPAEIPPAVRAQATSGTARVRVSLDRHGVITGTTVTQSTGNPSLDLIAESMANGAHYAPAYANCKAIASTYVFGVKFAAW
- a CDS encoding 3-deoxy-7-phosphoheptulonate synthase, coding for AELTHLPVIVDPSHGTGLARLVEPMALAGVAAGADGLLVEVHPDPAVAVSDGQQSLSVEAFGSLMGRLTVMAAAVGRRLPAARIIA
- a CDS encoding biopolymer transporter ExbD, encoding MLSAQQDAEVMAEINITPFTDVLLVLLIIFMILAAIQTPPGFEKELPNHSNTNATKNINHNDIEVDVNNKGVIYVDGTKTDTVGIYRVMYDASKKKPNHHVSIIADAKAPYGVIIRILDAAKEANLNDVGFVTS
- a CDS encoding tetratricopeptide repeat protein, with translation MRSTSRIVAAIAFGAGCAFVALPALAEVCQHDFSLARVIKQGTTSKDIAGSGTVQLQVQVNADGTHKVTKVIRSSNKGDNEAAIEIANTSTYRPAHCGTTPTVSFYDFTLKFNGKSVQAPDALGNAGVENLIRSGKYPQAEAAARAALAANPNDNGALVLLGVASYYGNDLPAAAGAFAKANPIPKPWPAVAAQSLANQAVKLAESDPTTALAYAQKAVALDPGTNSQFALGVAQIGGKQFPQGIATLKNVHARLFADPKTTKNVKFGVDSHLLAAYLANNDTAGAAALAAEMQALNPSSTMAAELMGSHYLTLGNQAQQAKNYDEAIKNYDLAAASKVPQLIANAYSSAVFAIMNEQKPDYNKALIYGQKALAAAPNDVMTNYAVGVAQAAVWATGHQESDKKQALVYLTKADGLAKAAGNTQLSTQIETFIAHNIEAPHTGSTPPP
- a CDS encoding MotA/TolQ/ExbB proton channel family protein, with translation MFDGFLSVMKQGGPDMWILLILSITVVAIVIERLVFFSAQHGDTKGLLRQIGSKISTDDLAGAIKICQSNKGMLPRILEFGLLRGEKNRADITDALSIALMEHLNALERNLGVIGTIAVIAPFVGLAGTVLGIIRAFQEIALKGNSSPAVVAAGVSEALITTFGGLAVAIVAVIFFNYFKSRIKGYNQEMIVAANQLAEMLHFHNTGAPIPTELYQPKSAK
- a CDS encoding TonB family protein, producing MAKKDDSPFITTGERVRHFLGWAFVLSLVLHTLAIPLFPDLTKHHEDQQVEKVSVTKKIRVRVPTPPPPTPTPPPTPTPPPQATPPPKQTAPQPKLKLNVPKTSNSSSTSSTTSTYTAPKSGSESGVPAGQGTASPSPATPAPTLAPACANPTHDATVTNPQVPDYPSSARDLNLGPVTVQVEVTVSATGSLVDAKVYKSSGNFAIDRNALLAARQSSYAPAAKDCTPVQGHYLFRMDFTAD